From the genome of Pristis pectinata isolate sPriPec2 chromosome 19, sPriPec2.1.pri, whole genome shotgun sequence:
CAGCATCGTGCTAAAGTCCGGCTCCTGGATCCGTTCAGCTCTTGGATAGCGTTCCCCGCAAGCATTCCGACAAGGCACAGGTagcggggtggtgggggtgggtggggtggggtggctgCCAATCACTACACCGGGATCCTACCCGGGCTGGATTACCCTGGATAACAAGGAGCAAGATCTCAAAACCCCTGGACGCCAACATAAAGGGGCAGAAAGTAACACAACACGGGACGGGGAACTCTTTGCAATCTGTGGCGCCTACTTTCCATTCAACTTGCATCTCTCCAAGGTTCTTTTATAACCTGAATGAGGAATTTGGAGACTTGAAAGGGGGATCCCGACCATTGCACACCTGTAGCCGGCCTAGAGCCATAAGGACACTCCGTGTGAAGCCAGGACTATGCTGCCAGAATGTTGGCCAGGAAGAGCATCATCCCAGAGGAGTACGTCCTGGCCCGGATCGCGGCTGAGAACGTCCGACAGCCCCGCTACACCGTGCGCCCTCGCCAGCCCCGCTTCATTGACAAGAACGGCGCCTGCAACGCGGCTCACAAGAACATCCAAGAACAAGGTCGCTTCCTGCAGGATGTCTTCACCACGCTGGTGGACCTGAAGTGGCGTTACACCCTCTTCATCTTCACCATGTCCTTCCTCTGCAGTTGGCTGCTCTTCGCCATGATGTGGTGGCTGGTGGCTTTCGCCCACGGAGACCTGGACCACGGGCAGAGCTCGACCTTCGAGCCGTGCGTCACCAAGGTGAGATCCTTCACCTCGGCCTTCCTCTTCTCCATCGAGGTGCAGGTCACCATCGGCTTCGGCGGCAGGATGATGACCGAGGAGTGCCCCACGGCCATCACCGTGCTCATCATGCAGAACATCTCGGGCCTGATCATCAACGCCGTCATGCTGGGCTGCATCTTCATGAAGACGGCTCAGGCTCACCGCAGAGCGGAGACGCTGATCTTCAGCCGGCACGCAGTGGTCGGCCTGAGGAACGGCAAGCTCTGCTTCATGTTCAGGGTGGGCGACCTGAGGAAGAGCATGATCATCAGTGCCTCGGTCAGGATGCAGGTAGTGAAGAAGACCACCACCACCGAGGGAGAGGTCATCCCGATCCACCAGATCGACATCCTGGTGGACAACCCCATCGACACCAACAACATCTTCCTGGTGGCGCCGCTCACCATCTGCCACGTTATAGACAAGCGGAGCCCTCTCTACGACATCTCGGCCAGCGACCTGCAGAACCAGAACCTGGAGGTGATCGTCATACTGGAAGGAGTGGTGGAGACCACCGGCATCACCACTCAGGCCAGGACGTCCTACATCGCCGAGGAGATCTTGTGGGGCTACCGCTTCGTCCCGATCGTGACCGAGGAGGACGGGACCTACTCGGTGGATTACTCCAAGTTCGGCAACAGGGTCAAGGTGGCCACTCCTCGCTGCGCCGCCCGGGAGCTGGATGAGAAACCGTCCATCCTGATCCAAACCCTGCAGAAGAGCGAGCTCTCGCACCAGAACTCCCTGAGGAAACGCAGCTCCATGAGGCGAAACAACTCAATGAGGAGGAACAACTCCTCTCTTATGGTCCCCAAAGTCCAATTCGTTACTCCCGAAGGCAATAT
Proteins encoded in this window:
- the LOC127580516 gene encoding ATP-sensitive inward rectifier potassium channel 8-like: MLARKSIIPEEYVLARIAAENVRQPRYTVRPRQPRFIDKNGACNAAHKNIQEQGRFLQDVFTTLVDLKWRYTLFIFTMSFLCSWLLFAMMWWLVAFAHGDLDHGQSSTFEPCVTKVRSFTSAFLFSIEVQVTIGFGGRMMTEECPTAITVLIMQNISGLIINAVMLGCIFMKTAQAHRRAETLIFSRHAVVGLRNGKLCFMFRVGDLRKSMIISASVRMQVVKKTTTTEGEVIPIHQIDILVDNPIDTNNIFLVAPLTICHVIDKRSPLYDISASDLQNQNLEVIVILEGVVETTGITTQARTSYIAEEILWGYRFVPIVTEEDGTYSVDYSKFGNRVKVATPRCAARELDEKPSILIQTLQKSELSHQNSLRKRSSMRRNNSMRRNNSSLMVPKVQFVTPEGNIDAADSEFN